The Buttiauxella selenatireducens genome has a window encoding:
- the apbC gene encoding iron-sulfur cluster carrier protein ApbC — translation MNSQSQASKSPEQLRAMVAGTLANFQHPTLKHNLTALKALHHVAMLDDTLHVELLMPFAWRSGFEALQEQCSSDLLRITGAKAVDWKLSHNIATLKRVKNHPGINGVKNIIAVSSGKGGVGKSSTAVNLALALIAEGAKVGILDADIYGPSIPTMLGAEHERPTSPDGTHMTPIMAHGLATNSIGYLVTDENAMVWRGPMASKALMQMLQETMWPDLDYLVLDMPPGTGDIQLTLAQNIPVTGAVVVTTPQDIALIDARKGIVMFEKVDVPVLGIVENMSMHVCSNCGHHEAIFGTGGAQKLADQYHTKLLGQMPLHITLREDLDAGKPTVVSRPESEFTAVYRQLAGSVASTLYWQGEVIPADIAFRAV, via the coding sequence ATGAACTCTCAATCCCAGGCAAGCAAATCCCCCGAGCAGCTACGCGCTATGGTCGCAGGGACACTGGCTAATTTTCAGCACCCAACCCTCAAACATAATCTGACCGCCTTAAAGGCCCTGCATCACGTTGCGATGCTCGATGACACTCTGCACGTCGAGTTGTTGATGCCGTTTGCCTGGCGCAGTGGTTTTGAGGCTTTGCAAGAGCAATGCAGCTCAGATTTATTGCGTATTACCGGTGCGAAAGCGGTGGACTGGAAGCTTAGCCACAATATCGCCACCTTAAAGCGCGTGAAAAACCATCCTGGCATTAACGGCGTGAAGAATATTATCGCCGTCAGTTCTGGCAAGGGCGGGGTCGGGAAGTCGAGTACTGCGGTGAATCTGGCGCTGGCGCTGATTGCCGAAGGGGCAAAAGTCGGGATTCTGGATGCGGATATTTATGGTCCATCCATTCCTACGATGCTGGGCGCAGAACACGAACGTCCAACCTCACCAGACGGCACGCACATGACGCCTATCATGGCGCACGGCCTGGCAACGAATTCCATTGGTTATTTGGTCACTGATGAAAATGCCATGGTGTGGCGCGGGCCGATGGCCAGCAAAGCGCTGATGCAAATGTTGCAGGAAACAATGTGGCCGGATCTCGATTATCTGGTACTGGATATGCCACCGGGTACAGGCGACATTCAGTTAACGCTTGCGCAAAACATCCCGGTAACCGGCGCTGTGGTTGTCACCACCCCGCAGGATATTGCGCTAATTGATGCACGCAAAGGCATTGTGATGTTTGAAAAAGTTGATGTGCCGGTACTGGGCATCGTTGAAAACATGAGCATGCACGTTTGTAGCAATTGCGGTCATCATGAAGCTATTTTTGGCACCGGTGGCGCGCAGAAACTGGCGGACCAGTACCACACCAAACTGCTTGGGCAGATGCCGCTGCACATTACGCTGCGTGAAGATCTTGATGCCGGTAAGCCGACCGTGGTCAGCCGCCCGGAAAGCGAATTCACTGCGGTTTATCGCCAACTGGCAGGAAGCGTTGCGTCCACGCTTTACTGGCAAGGTGAAGTGATTCCGGCGGATATTGCGTTTAGGGCTGTTTGA
- a CDS encoding GNAT family N-acetyltransferase, which translates to MLIRSFEEHDRLPLRDLYLQTRLHAWTWLDSSAWRPEDFDSVTKDEQIWVAEEDGELLGFASVWVVDDFLHSLYVAPAHQGKRVGKALLEKVQAEFVAHGTLKCLVKNVSAFEFYQRHGWLVESRGDSEDGEYYLMGFGG; encoded by the coding sequence TTGTTGATTCGATCTTTTGAAGAACACGATCGTCTGCCGTTGCGCGACCTCTATTTACAAACTCGTCTACACGCCTGGACATGGCTGGATAGCAGCGCATGGCGCCCAGAGGATTTCGATAGCGTCACGAAGGATGAGCAAATCTGGGTGGCAGAAGAGGATGGTGAACTATTGGGGTTTGCCTCGGTGTGGGTTGTTGATGATTTCCTGCATAGCTTGTATGTGGCCCCCGCTCACCAGGGGAAACGAGTCGGCAAAGCGTTGCTGGAGAAGGTTCAAGCAGAGTTTGTCGCCCACGGAACATTGAAATGTCTGGTGAAGAACGTGTCTGCGTTTGAATTTTATCAACGCCACGGCTGGTTGGTTGAATCGCGTGGGGATAGCGAGGATGGGGAGTATTATTTGATGGGGTTTGGGGGGTAA
- a CDS encoding sensor histidine kinase, producing MYEFNLVLLLLQQMCVYLVIAWLMSKTRLFIPLMQVTVRLPHKLLCYVTFSIFCIMGTYFGLHIDDSIANTRAIGAVMGGLLGGPLVGGLVGLTGGLHRYSMGGMTALSCMFSTIVEGLLGGLLHRLLIRRGRSDLLFNPLTAGGITLVAEIFQMGIILLIARPFADALHLVKSIAAPMVVTNTVGAALFMRILLDKRAMLEKYTSAFSATALKVAASTEGILRQGFNQENSMKVAQVLHHELDIGAVAITDNEKLLAFTGIGADHHLPGRPISSDYTWQAIERGEVVYADGNELPYRCSLHPHCKLGSTLVIPLYGENSRVIGTIKLYEAKNRLFSSINRTLGEGIAQLLSAQILAGQYERQKQMLTQSEIKLLHAQVNPHFLFNALNTLVAVIRRDNEQACQLVQYLSTFFRKNLKRPSEIVTLADEIEHVNAYLQIEQARFQTRLKVQLNVPPSLAQIRLPAFTLQPIVENAIKHGTSQLLGVGEITINACQAGEYLHLSIEDNAGLYQPNTQASGLGMSLVDKRLRARYGDDCGIKVDFETDRFTRITLRLPLEETPC from the coding sequence ATGTACGAATTTAATCTGGTATTACTGCTGCTTCAGCAGATGTGCGTCTATCTGGTAATCGCCTGGTTGATGAGTAAAACGCGGCTGTTTATCCCGCTGATGCAGGTCACAGTCCGGTTACCTCACAAGCTATTGTGCTACGTCACATTCTCCATCTTCTGCATTATGGGCACCTATTTTGGCCTGCACATTGACGACTCCATCGCTAACACGCGCGCCATTGGAGCTGTTATGGGCGGATTGCTCGGTGGGCCGCTGGTTGGCGGGCTGGTCGGGCTTACGGGCGGGCTGCACCGTTATTCAATGGGCGGCATGACCGCATTGAGCTGCATGTTTTCAACCATTGTCGAAGGGTTGCTCGGCGGGTTGTTACACCGCTTACTCATTCGCCGTGGGCGAAGCGATTTGTTGTTTAATCCGCTGACAGCAGGCGGCATTACGCTGGTGGCAGAGATCTTCCAGATGGGCATTATTCTGCTGATTGCGCGCCCATTTGCTGACGCCCTGCATTTAGTGAAAAGTATTGCCGCGCCAATGGTCGTCACCAACACTGTGGGGGCCGCGCTATTCATGCGTATTTTGCTCGACAAACGTGCGATGCTTGAAAAGTACACCTCGGCATTTTCGGCTACGGCACTGAAGGTCGCCGCGTCCACCGAAGGGATTTTGCGCCAGGGTTTTAACCAGGAAAACAGCATGAAAGTGGCTCAGGTGCTGCATCATGAACTGGATATCGGCGCGGTCGCTATCACCGATAATGAAAAGCTGCTGGCGTTTACCGGTATCGGTGCGGATCACCATTTACCCGGCCGTCCTATTTCTTCTGATTACACCTGGCAGGCCATCGAGCGCGGCGAAGTGGTTTATGCCGATGGTAATGAATTGCCATATCGCTGCTCGTTGCATCCCCACTGCAAACTGGGTTCGACCCTGGTTATCCCGTTGTACGGCGAAAACAGCCGTGTGATTGGCACCATCAAGCTGTATGAAGCGAAAAACCGCCTGTTCAGTTCGATAAATCGCACCCTCGGTGAAGGCATCGCACAACTGTTATCCGCACAGATTTTAGCGGGACAGTATGAGCGGCAAAAACAGATGCTGACGCAGTCAGAAATCAAACTGCTGCACGCGCAGGTCAATCCGCATTTCTTATTTAACGCCCTGAATACGCTGGTGGCCGTTATCCGCCGGGATAATGAACAGGCGTGCCAGTTGGTGCAGTATCTCTCGACCTTCTTCCGTAAAAACTTAAAACGCCCGAGCGAGATAGTGACGCTTGCCGATGAAATCGAGCATGTGAACGCCTATCTGCAAATCGAACAGGCGCGTTTTCAGACCCGCTTAAAAGTGCAACTTAATGTGCCGCCGTCCCTGGCACAGATACGATTACCGGCTTTCACTTTGCAGCCCATTGTCGAAAACGCGATTAAACACGGCACTTCACAACTGCTTGGCGTCGGCGAAATCACGATTAACGCCTGCCAGGCGGGCGAATATTTGCATCTTTCTATTGAAGACAATGCCGGTTTATACCAACCAAACACCCAAGCCAGCGGGTTGGGCATGAGCCTGGTGGATAAGCGCCTGCGTGCCCGCTACGGCGATGACTGCGGTATTAAAGTGGATTTTGAGACCGACCGATTTACCCGCATTACCCTACGTTTACCTCTGGAGGAAACCCCATGTTAA
- the btsR gene encoding two-component system response regulator BtsR — protein sequence MLKVLIVDDEPLARENLRIMLQNEPDIEIVGECGNAVEAIGAVHRLHPDVVFADIQMPRISGLEMASMLDPEQRPYIVFLTAFDEYAVRAFEEHAFDYLLKPIDSKRLEKTLHRLRHERVDQDMTLLTPNQEDLKFIPCTGQSRIYLLQMDDVMFASSRMSGVYVTNAQGAEGFTELTLRTLESRTPLVRCHRQYLVNMAHLKEIRFEEGGQAELMLRDGQFVPVSRRYLKSLKEALGLKAV from the coding sequence ATGTTAAAAGTGCTGATTGTCGACGACGAGCCGCTGGCGCGTGAAAACCTGCGCATCATGCTGCAAAACGAGCCTGACATTGAAATTGTGGGGGAGTGTGGTAACGCGGTCGAGGCGATTGGCGCGGTGCATCGTTTGCACCCTGACGTGGTGTTTGCGGATATTCAGATGCCACGCATCAGCGGGCTTGAAATGGCGAGCATGCTTGATCCTGAGCAGCGGCCCTACATTGTGTTTCTTACGGCTTTCGACGAGTACGCGGTGCGGGCATTTGAAGAACACGCGTTTGACTATTTGCTTAAACCCATTGATAGCAAACGTCTGGAGAAAACGTTGCATCGCTTACGCCATGAACGTGTTGATCAGGACATGACGTTGCTGACGCCAAACCAGGAAGATCTCAAATTTATCCCTTGTACCGGGCAGAGCCGGATTTACCTGCTGCAAATGGACGACGTGATGTTTGCCAGTAGCCGTATGAGCGGCGTGTATGTTACCAACGCTCAGGGTGCTGAAGGGTTTACTGAGTTGACGTTGCGCACGCTGGAAAGCCGCACGCCGCTGGTGCGCTGTCATCGGCAATATCTGGTGAATATGGCGCATCTCAAAGAGATCCGCTTTGAAGAGGGTGGCCAGGCAGAATTGATGCTGCGCGACGGACAGTTCGTTCCGGTCAGCCGTCGTTATTTAAAGAGTTTGAAAGAGGCGCTGGGGCTGAAAGCGGTGTAG
- a CDS encoding type II toxin-antitoxin system Phd/YefM family antitoxin, with the protein MQVITFSEARNRLKTVLDEVVDNADITVITRRDAEDAVVMSLDYYNSLMETVHLLSSPANATRLMESMAQVQAGKISRREIIDEDDE; encoded by the coding sequence ATGCAGGTTATTACATTTTCAGAAGCACGCAATCGACTCAAAACCGTTCTTGATGAAGTCGTGGATAATGCCGACATTACGGTTATCACGCGCCGGGATGCAGAAGACGCCGTGGTGATGTCACTGGATTACTACAATTCCTTGATGGAAACAGTTCATTTGCTAAGCTCGCCGGCGAATGCAACGCGCCTGATGGAATCAATGGCCCAGGTCCAGGCAGGAAAAATCTCACGGAGAGAGATTATCGATGAAGACGACGAATAG
- a CDS encoding Txe/YoeB family addiction module toxin produces MKTTNRLLTWTDHAWDDYLWWQMQDKKTLKRINKLIEDARRSPFEGLGKPEPLRENLSGLWSRRINDADRLVYSVSDEDLTIFQCRLHY; encoded by the coding sequence ATGAAGACGACGAATAGGTTACTCACATGGACAGATCACGCCTGGGATGATTATCTCTGGTGGCAAATGCAGGATAAAAAAACGTTAAAACGTATTAATAAACTTATTGAAGATGCCAGGCGCTCACCATTTGAAGGCCTGGGGAAACCGGAACCTTTACGTGAAAACCTGAGTGGTCTGTGGTCCCGGCGCATAAATGATGCAGATCGTCTGGTCTATAGCGTCAGCGACGAAGACCTCACTATTTTTCAATGCCGTCTTCATTACTAA
- a CDS encoding YehS family protein has protein sequence MMNNDVLRSVRYMLNLGNDDMVKIFALTDTAVTAEQIVTWTKKEDEENFKLCPDILMANFLNGLIYFKRGKDESKPAPKIERKMTNNIILKKLRIAFDLKTDDVLEILTTQEFRISMPEITAMMRAPENKNFRECGDQFLRYFLRGLTARVHVEKKPK, from the coding sequence ATGATGAATAACGACGTATTACGCAGCGTGCGCTACATGCTGAATTTGGGCAATGACGATATGGTGAAGATCTTCGCCCTGACTGACACCGCCGTGACTGCTGAGCAGATCGTCACCTGGACGAAAAAAGAAGACGAAGAGAACTTCAAACTTTGCCCGGACATTCTGATGGCAAACTTCCTTAACGGTTTGATTTACTTCAAACGCGGTAAGGATGAAAGCAAGCCAGCACCAAAAATTGAACGCAAGATGACCAATAACATCATCCTGAAAAAGCTGCGTATTGCGTTTGATTTGAAAACTGATGACGTACTTGAAATTCTGACGACTCAAGAATTCCGCATCTCAATGCCAGAAATCACCGCGATGATGCGCGCACCTGAGAACAAAAACTTCCGCGAGTGTGGCGACCAGTTCCTGCGTTACTTCCTGCGTGGGTTAACGGCTCGTGTTCACGTTGAGAAAAAACCAAAGTGA
- a CDS encoding XdhC family protein, with product MQHLDISVIRKACAWLAEQPVWLCTVLNTYGSSPRSPGALMVATADGRFCGSLSGGCVEEDFLQRIAQGEYQQASQIVRYGEGGLEPGIALPCGGVLDILVEYLPATVGNVRYLEKMADALAGHFALQKCLTLPDPCRHLEVTEFADITQVERHGQQITVHVAAAPRLLIAGLSSVALYCAEFASSLGFEVLVCENRPEALENFAASLKSDITLLKQFPANYLEQHACHANTAIVALTHDPRMDDLTMMEAVNTPAFYIGAMGSQKNSARRLERLQNIAELNPTQLQRIHAPIGLPLGSKTPAEIALAVMADIVKRKNEARG from the coding sequence ATGCAGCATCTTGATATCAGTGTGATTCGCAAGGCTTGCGCCTGGCTTGCCGAACAACCAGTCTGGCTTTGTACGGTCTTGAATACCTACGGTTCATCGCCCCGTTCACCTGGCGCATTGATGGTTGCAACCGCCGATGGGCGTTTTTGCGGCTCGCTTTCCGGTGGCTGCGTGGAAGAGGATTTTTTGCAGCGTATTGCCCAGGGTGAGTATCAGCAAGCCAGCCAGATTGTGCGTTATGGCGAAGGCGGGCTGGAACCGGGTATCGCGCTGCCGTGCGGTGGCGTTCTGGATATTCTGGTTGAATATCTGCCAGCCACAGTCGGTAATGTGCGGTATCTCGAAAAAATGGCTGACGCACTGGCGGGCCATTTTGCATTGCAAAAATGTCTCACCCTTCCCGACCCTTGCCGCCATCTTGAAGTCACCGAATTTGCCGATATCACTCAGGTAGAACGCCACGGGCAACAGATTACAGTGCACGTTGCCGCCGCCCCGCGCCTGCTGATTGCCGGGTTGTCGAGCGTGGCATTGTACTGCGCTGAGTTTGCCAGTTCGTTGGGTTTCGAAGTGTTGGTTTGCGAGAATCGCCCGGAGGCACTCGAGAATTTCGCCGCCTCTCTAAAATCTGACATTACGCTGCTCAAACAATTTCCGGCGAACTATCTCGAACAGCACGCTTGCCACGCCAACACGGCGATTGTCGCGCTCACGCACGATCCACGTATGGATGATCTGACGATGATGGAAGCGGTGAATACGCCCGCGTTTTACATTGGCGCGATGGGGTCGCAGAAGAACAGTGCGCGCAGGCTGGAACGTTTGCAGAACATTGCGGAATTAAACCCGACTCAGCTGCAACGCATTCACGCGCCGATTGGTTTGCCGTTGGGCAGCAAGACACCGGCAGAAATTGCCCTGGCGGTGATGGCGGATATCGTGAAGAGGAAAAACGAAGCGCGGGGATGA
- a CDS encoding nucleotidyltransferase family protein, which produces MKPGIIIAAAGRAERYRKAGGKGNKLDALLNDDSVFAQTLRHARASDLAVHVVTRPENIQIQALCSAQQVPVTLIESSGLGESIAAGVSATPHWDGWLVHLADMPFVAPAVFVEVAQALAFHLLVRPCTNAQPGHPVGFSHVWFSKLCQLTGDNGARELLRGENMHFINVSDVESQRDIDLPSQLTQQNEKNHAAS; this is translated from the coding sequence ATGAAGCCGGGCATTATCATCGCCGCCGCTGGGCGTGCAGAACGCTATCGAAAAGCGGGTGGAAAAGGCAACAAACTCGATGCGTTGCTCAACGATGACAGCGTGTTTGCGCAAACGTTGCGCCATGCGCGGGCCTCAGATCTTGCGGTTCATGTGGTGACTCGCCCGGAAAACATTCAAATTCAAGCGTTGTGCAGCGCGCAACAGGTTCCCGTTACGCTTATCGAGAGCAGCGGCTTAGGTGAGTCAATTGCCGCAGGTGTTAGCGCAACGCCACACTGGGATGGCTGGTTGGTTCATCTGGCGGATATGCCGTTTGTCGCGCCTGCGGTCTTTGTCGAGGTGGCGCAGGCTCTGGCGTTTCACCTGTTGGTGCGCCCTTGCACAAACGCGCAGCCGGGCCATCCGGTGGGGTTTTCCCACGTCTGGTTTAGCAAGCTTTGTCAGTTAACCGGCGATAATGGCGCGCGTGAGTTACTACGCGGTGAAAACATGCATTTCATCAATGTTAGCGATGTCGAATCACAGCGTGACATCGACCTTCCTTCACAGCTGACTCAACAGAATGAGAAAAATCATGCAGCATCTTGA
- a CDS encoding xanthine dehydrogenase family protein molybdopterin-binding subunit yields MSNFNPSRRLFIKRAVVAGVAVYLAPLYSRAYAALFEQKILQSPEWDAKNKRVRFRIDGRSKVMGQKVFARDIRAVDMPHWPQKQAHAFILRTTKADRLFSGIDLSLLGDDLKPDRLVTAEDLARDGLAFPAFYGEDMLLPTGKTPAYLGQAVAILIYHDFARFRFAKDKLKFKDEVIQYGAETGPLERDPWGTFRFVRVGGATSQDDDKFSSLKDMPIFPASMRKHLPVWPEGREGGKLDEEGMYYAGMIADELKSPPEDWLVMSRRYTTQSIDTAALEPDNANGWFDESTQTLHLVAPTQSPQEVAENMPPMLAKRTQPVKQLILHPCYTVGYGSKDHYNFPYYGAVAAMYGDGHPVRLANDRYEQFQSSLKRHAFDMNYTIAVNKKTGIMQSFLGDMTANGGGRSNFTPSVAMVGATAAQSIYYFPKSDLSAVGVASRAIDAGSARGYGTLQSMAATEMMVDELAAELNIDPIEFRMRNALKSGMKNTQGAIPAGAIRVDEVLAKAAKHDMWLKRAERKAEFEMKNPGKRFGVGFGCVQKDFGTGAETSFARVEVSAEGRISLHHSGAEMGTGMSTSQAVLCAQWLGKPADESHFSVTDWTSLPVVTSGDPYIMSQEEQDKLAANPSWSPSYCSPSSASNSAYYFSHSTREAARLVFEHGLWPAAMSIWTTGIGGGQAAPLVVRIEDARWVEGGLTAAGMEILSLELLAKKAHEMGLMTGAVVHVFNRWQWAEADFMLNQQSKRLPIDALAVRNGSSEFTPLARTNVYYPPTQRNNASVTYYSAVGTLAEVAVSLATGEVELLNHHSIMECGNLIVPELVSGQLQGGLAMGIGHALHEYLPLYEDGPGNGTWNFNRYHMPRASDVAVWKQTGDVLPALSETDPPKGMAEVVMIPVVAALVNAIADATGHRFRDLPVRAENIREVLP; encoded by the coding sequence ATGAGCAATTTCAATCCATCACGGCGCCTGTTTATTAAGCGCGCTGTGGTCGCAGGGGTCGCAGTCTATCTTGCTCCTCTTTATAGCCGAGCCTATGCCGCGCTATTCGAACAAAAAATCCTCCAGTCTCCAGAGTGGGATGCTAAAAACAAACGCGTCCGCTTCCGCATTGATGGCCGCTCGAAAGTCATGGGGCAGAAAGTCTTTGCGCGTGATATCCGTGCTGTCGATATGCCGCACTGGCCGCAAAAACAAGCGCACGCCTTTATTTTGCGCACCACCAAAGCGGACAGATTATTCAGCGGCATTGATCTCTCCTTACTCGGGGATGACCTGAAACCTGACCGTCTGGTGACTGCTGAAGATTTGGCGCGTGATGGCCTGGCGTTCCCGGCGTTTTACGGTGAAGACATGCTGCTGCCAACCGGCAAAACCCCGGCTTATCTCGGCCAGGCCGTCGCTATTCTGATTTACCATGATTTTGCCCGCTTCCGTTTTGCCAAAGACAAACTGAAATTCAAAGACGAAGTTATCCAGTACGGCGCTGAAACCGGGCCGCTTGAGCGCGATCCGTGGGGAACCTTCCGCTTTGTGCGTGTCGGCGGCGCAACTTCTCAGGACGACGACAAATTCTCCAGCCTGAAAGATATGCCGATTTTCCCTGCATCAATGAGAAAGCATTTGCCGGTCTGGCCAGAAGGGCGTGAAGGCGGCAAGCTGGATGAAGAAGGCATGTATTACGCGGGCATGATCGCCGACGAGCTGAAGAGCCCGCCGGAAGACTGGCTGGTCATGTCACGTCGTTACACCACTCAATCTATTGATACCGCGGCCCTTGAGCCAGATAACGCCAACGGCTGGTTTGATGAATCCACGCAAACTCTGCATCTGGTGGCGCCAACGCAGTCCCCGCAGGAAGTTGCTGAAAACATGCCGCCAATGTTGGCAAAACGCACTCAGCCGGTAAAACAGCTGATACTGCATCCGTGTTACACCGTTGGTTATGGTTCCAAAGACCATTACAACTTCCCGTATTACGGCGCGGTGGCGGCGATGTATGGCGACGGGCATCCGGTGCGCCTGGCCAACGACCGTTACGAGCAGTTCCAGAGCTCGCTCAAGCGTCACGCCTTTGACATGAATTACACCATCGCGGTGAACAAAAAGACCGGCATCATGCAGTCGTTCCTGGGTGACATGACGGCCAACGGGGGCGGGCGCAGCAACTTTACGCCGTCTGTCGCGATGGTCGGCGCAACGGCTGCGCAATCCATTTATTACTTCCCGAAAAGTGATTTGTCGGCGGTGGGTGTGGCTTCTCGTGCCATTGATGCCGGTTCCGCTCGCGGCTACGGCACGTTGCAAAGTATGGCGGCCACCGAAATGATGGTCGATGAACTTGCTGCTGAACTGAATATCGACCCGATTGAATTCCGCATGCGCAACGCGCTGAAATCAGGCATGAAAAACACTCAGGGTGCAATCCCTGCGGGGGCGATTCGTGTAGATGAAGTGCTGGCAAAAGCCGCAAAACATGACATGTGGCTGAAGCGTGCTGAACGTAAAGCTGAATTTGAAATGAAAAACCCTGGCAAACGCTTTGGTGTGGGCTTCGGTTGCGTGCAAAAAGACTTTGGTACAGGGGCAGAAACCTCGTTTGCGCGGGTGGAAGTCAGCGCTGAAGGCCGTATTAGTTTACATCACAGCGGCGCAGAAATGGGCACCGGGATGTCAACGTCGCAAGCGGTATTGTGTGCGCAGTGGTTGGGTAAACCGGCTGACGAATCGCATTTCTCAGTGACCGACTGGACATCACTCCCGGTAGTCACCAGCGGTGATCCGTACATTATGTCGCAGGAAGAACAAGACAAACTGGCGGCTAATCCTTCCTGGTCACCGTCTTATTGCTCGCCTTCCAGCGCCAGTAACTCCGCCTATTACTTCTCTCATAGCACGCGCGAAGCAGCACGTTTGGTGTTTGAACACGGCTTGTGGCCTGCGGCGATGTCTATCTGGACCACCGGTATTGGCGGCGGTCAGGCTGCACCATTAGTTGTGCGCATCGAAGACGCCCGTTGGGTTGAAGGCGGGTTAACCGCTGCCGGAATGGAAATTTTAAGCCTCGAGCTGTTGGCGAAAAAAGCACACGAAATGGGCCTGATGACGGGGGCTGTCGTGCACGTGTTTAACCGCTGGCAGTGGGCTGAAGCTGACTTCATGCTCAACCAACAAAGCAAACGCCTGCCGATTGATGCCCTGGCGGTGCGTAACGGCAGCAGCGAATTCACCCCGCTTGCGCGCACCAACGTGTATTACCCACCAACGCAGCGTAATAACGCATCGGTAACCTATTACAGCGCCGTCGGCACGCTGGCCGAAGTGGCAGTGAGCCTGGCGACTGGCGAAGTCGAACTGTTGAATCACCACTCCATTATGGAGTGCGGCAACTTAATCGTACCGGAACTGGTGTCCGGGCAGTTGCAGGGCGGGCTGGCGATGGGTATCGGCCACGCGCTACACGAATATTTACCTCTGTATGAAGACGGACCAGGTAACGGCACATGGAACTTCAACCGTTATCACATGCCGCGTGCCAGTGACGTTGCTGTCTGGAAACAGACGGGCGATGTGCTGCCTGCGCTTTCGGAAACCGACCCGCCAAAAGGTATGGCTGAAGTCGTCATGATCCCGGTCGTCGCCGCGTTGGTTAACGCGATTGCTGACGCCACCGGCCACCGTTTCCGTGATTTGCCCGTCCGTGCTGAAAATATTCGTGAGGTATTACCATGA
- a CDS encoding (2Fe-2S)-binding protein: MSIKTKPMTLTINNKPYGPIDVPEGLMMIDFLHEYVYLTGSRLGCGQGICHACVAIVDNPSGTSEEVRTCITGAHFFNGKKVRTVEGHAKVDEQGEVVELSPIQQSFLDHYSFQCGYCTPGFVNAATIFVEKLKREPIERDQLEEAISTALENHICRCTGYVRYYEAVRDVVLKTPGLVKEAVK; encoded by the coding sequence ATGAGCATCAAAACTAAACCAATGACCCTGACCATCAACAACAAACCTTACGGCCCGATTGATGTGCCCGAAGGGTTGATGATGATCGATTTCCTGCACGAATATGTCTATTTGACCGGCTCACGTCTGGGTTGCGGGCAGGGCATTTGCCACGCGTGTGTGGCGATTGTTGATAACCCAAGCGGCACCAGCGAAGAAGTGCGTACCTGTATCACGGGTGCCCATTTCTTTAACGGCAAAAAAGTCCGTACCGTTGAAGGCCACGCCAAAGTCGATGAGCAGGGCGAAGTCGTTGAACTCTCGCCGATTCAACAATCGTTCCTCGACCATTACAGCTTCCAGTGCGGTTATTGCACACCGGGCTTTGTGAATGCCGCGACGATTTTCGTCGAAAAACTCAAGCGCGAACCTATCGAACGTGACCAACTGGAAGAGGCGATTTCAACCGCGCTGGAAAACCACATCTGCCGCTGTACCGGATACGTGCGTTACTACGAAGCCGTGCGCGACGTGGTGCTGAAAACGCCGGGGCTGGTGAAGGAGGCGGTGAAATGA